Proteins from one Deinococcus budaensis genomic window:
- the folE gene encoding GTP cyclohydrolase I FolE, whose amino-acid sequence MTIPPSISAADERLEVPGLRDLTREWLTAVGEDPEREGLQKTPHRVAKAWGFLTAGYQRTLHDAAGDAVFEADGSEMVIVKDIEFYSMCEHHMLPFYGRAHVAYIPDGQILGLSKFARIVDLYSRRLQVQERITTQIADAVEQLLAPRGVAVLMEGVHLCMAMRGVQKQNSSTTTSAMRGLFKEDARTRAEFMSAVQTTLRAR is encoded by the coding sequence TTGACCATTCCTCCGTCCATCAGCGCCGCCGACGAGCGGCTGGAAGTGCCGGGGCTGCGTGACCTCACCCGAGAGTGGCTCACGGCGGTGGGCGAGGACCCCGAGCGCGAGGGCCTGCAAAAAACGCCCCACCGGGTCGCCAAGGCCTGGGGCTTTCTGACCGCCGGGTACCAGCGCACCCTGCACGACGCCGCCGGAGACGCCGTGTTCGAGGCGGACGGCAGCGAGATGGTGATCGTCAAGGACATCGAGTTCTATTCGATGTGCGAGCACCACATGCTGCCCTTTTACGGCCGGGCGCACGTCGCCTACATTCCCGACGGCCAGATTCTGGGCCTGAGCAAGTTCGCGCGCATCGTGGACCTGTACTCGCGCCGCCTTCAGGTGCAGGAGCGCATCACCACCCAGATCGCCGACGCCGTGGAGCAGCTGCTTGCCCCGCGCGGCGTGGCCGTCCTGATGGAAGGTGTCCACCTGTGCATGGCGATGCGCGGCGTGCAAAAACAGAACTCCTCGACTACCACCAGCGCCATGCGCGGCCTCTTCAAGGAAGACGCCCGCACCCGCGCCGAGTTCATGAGCGCCGTGCAGACCACCCTGCGCGCCCGCTGA
- a CDS encoding DUF5693 family protein — MSPVTDPHPPGSPPTHTPTHTPSAPHPALPAQRGAGGTPAPATPAPPATRHRLTWPLLSLTLLSLIPALVLAWQRVAFEQGEKTVALVMDYPAMAVQAQRVGLTPQQLLDRYKALGVNGAAVYEDVIGNLEQRGEVYVRRGADLAAENPGAGVDPQAAYMRALRPGGLDGLSGRYTIPTREVQIGGQTWLEWPTDPSFLPAGPNEALIASLKAQGLVTLYRPYDDVAVRAPGADWPDVPFVAFTGDEVIGARTPERLAQIDRAMGRRLPALIEGSEQRGLDTLIENRGAARMFALNPSWQNRLGPEEVASKYALAARERGHRLLYLRPFPTVNETEDFLRRTSTLLERSGVTVGAPVIRPFAPDGTLRALSLLGPLAALVLLGLSFPLPRLGLLVAGGLGLGALALNGLDPFAGTALIAALTFPALGLVLRRSRVTDWFLATGLSLVGVLFVSALGANRESVLGLEPFRGVGLTLLVPLVLVGLSFLPRQDLRQTARDLYHAPIKLGDVAVMGLGLAVFALVFLRRGNTSSVGVSSTEAQLRQDLQDTIIRPRFKELAGHPLALVGLSGALPGYFSLMLILGGVIGQASILNTFSHFHTPLLISAARCFIGLGVGLLLGLIAIPVVRWLLRLWTTWGSRRAPTAEVRA; from the coding sequence ATGTCTCCTGTGACCGATCCCCACCCGCCCGGTTCCCCGCCGACCCACACGCCGACCCACACCCCCTCAGCGCCGCACCCCGCCCTTCCCGCCCAGCGCGGCGCCGGGGGCACACCCGCTCCGGCGACCCCCGCGCCGCCCGCCACCCGCCACCGCTTGACGTGGCCGCTGCTGAGCCTGACGCTGCTGTCCCTGATTCCGGCGCTGGTGCTGGCGTGGCAGCGGGTGGCCTTCGAGCAGGGCGAGAAGACGGTCGCGCTGGTGATGGACTACCCGGCGATGGCGGTGCAGGCGCAGCGGGTGGGCCTGACCCCGCAGCAGCTGCTCGACCGTTACAAGGCGCTGGGGGTCAACGGCGCGGCCGTCTACGAGGACGTGATCGGCAACCTGGAACAGCGCGGGGAGGTGTACGTGCGCCGGGGCGCCGACCTCGCCGCCGAGAACCCCGGAGCGGGGGTCGATCCGCAGGCCGCCTACATGCGGGCGCTGCGCCCCGGCGGGCTGGACGGCCTGAGCGGGCGCTACACCATCCCCACCCGGGAAGTCCAGATCGGTGGGCAGACCTGGCTGGAGTGGCCCACCGACCCCTCTTTCCTGCCTGCCGGGCCGAACGAGGCCCTGATCGCCAGCCTGAAAGCCCAGGGGCTGGTCACGCTTTACCGCCCCTACGACGACGTGGCGGTGCGGGCGCCCGGCGCCGACTGGCCCGACGTGCCCTTTGTGGCCTTTACCGGCGACGAGGTGATCGGGGCCAGGACCCCCGAGCGGCTCGCGCAGATTGACCGGGCGATGGGGCGCCGCCTCCCGGCCCTGATCGAGGGCAGCGAGCAGCGCGGACTCGACACCCTGATCGAAAACCGGGGCGCGGCGCGCATGTTCGCCCTGAACCCGTCGTGGCAAAACCGCCTGGGGCCGGAGGAGGTCGCCAGCAAGTACGCCCTGGCCGCCCGCGAGCGTGGCCACCGCCTGCTGTACCTGCGGCCCTTTCCCACCGTCAACGAGACCGAAGATTTCCTGCGCCGCACCTCCACCCTGCTGGAGCGCTCGGGGGTGACGGTCGGCGCGCCGGTCATCCGGCCGTTCGCGCCCGACGGCACCCTGCGCGCCCTCAGCCTGCTGGGGCCGCTGGCCGCGCTGGTGCTGCTGGGCCTGAGCTTTCCGCTTCCCCGGCTGGGGCTGCTGGTCGCCGGGGGGCTGGGGCTGGGGGCGCTGGCGCTCAACGGGCTGGACCCCTTCGCGGGCACGGCCCTCATCGCCGCGCTGACCTTTCCGGCGCTGGGGCTGGTGCTGCGGCGTTCTAGGGTCACCGACTGGTTTCTGGCGACGGGCCTGTCGCTGGTGGGCGTGCTGTTCGTCTCGGCGCTGGGGGCCAACCGCGAGAGCGTGCTGGGCCTGGAACCCTTCCGGGGCGTGGGCCTGACGCTGCTGGTGCCGCTGGTGCTCGTCGGCCTGAGCTTCCTGCCCCGGCAGGACCTGCGCCAGACCGCCCGCGACCTCTACCACGCGCCCATCAAGCTGGGGGACGTGGCGGTGATGGGGCTGGGACTGGCGGTGTTCGCGCTGGTCTTCCTGCGCCGGGGCAACACCAGTTCGGTGGGGGTGAGCAGCACGGAAGCGCAGCTGCGGCAGGACCTGCAAGACACCATCATCCGCCCGCGCTTCAAGGAACTCGCCGGGCACCCGCTGGCGCTCGTCGGCCTCAGCGGAGCGCTGCCGGGCTACTTCAGCCTGATGCTGATTCTGGGCGGCGTGATCGGGCAGGCCAGCATCCTGAACACCTTCTCGCACTTTCACACGCCGCTGCTGATCAGCGCCGCGCGCTGCTTTATCGGGCTGGGCGTGGGCCTGCTGCTGGGATTGATCGCCATTCCGGTCGTGCGGTGGCTGCTGCGGCTGTGGACGACCTGGGGCAGCCGCCGCGCTCCCACCGCCGAGGTGCGGGCATGA
- the udk gene encoding uridine kinase encodes MTSPFVIGVAGGSGSGKTTVTRRVIETVGQQGVAVLSQDNYYRAQDDIPFEARLSTNYDHPAAFDWALLREQLDALLAGVPIEMPEYDFTRHTRSERTTPVLPAPVVVLEGFFALYDPELRGRMHLKVFVDADADVRFIRRLKRDTQERGRTPESVIQQYLDFVRPMHLSFVEPTKRYADVIIPHGGMNEPALDMLAARIRTTV; translated from the coding sequence GTGACCTCTCCCTTCGTGATCGGCGTCGCAGGCGGATCGGGCAGCGGCAAGACCACGGTGACCCGGCGGGTGATCGAGACGGTGGGGCAGCAGGGCGTGGCGGTGCTGAGCCAGGACAACTACTACCGCGCCCAGGACGACATTCCCTTCGAGGCCCGGCTCTCCACCAACTACGACCACCCGGCGGCCTTCGACTGGGCGCTGCTGCGCGAGCAACTGGACGCCCTCTTGGCGGGCGTGCCCATCGAGATGCCCGAGTACGACTTCACCCGGCACACCCGCTCCGAGCGGACCACCCCGGTGCTGCCCGCACCCGTGGTCGTGCTGGAGGGCTTTTTCGCGCTGTACGACCCCGAGCTGCGCGGGCGGATGCACCTCAAGGTCTTTGTGGACGCCGACGCCGACGTGCGCTTTATCCGGCGGCTGAAACGCGACACCCAGGAACGCGGGCGCACCCCCGAGAGCGTGATTCAGCAGTACCTCGACTTCGTGCGGCCGATGCACCTCTCGTTCGTGGAGCCGACCAAGCGTTACGCCGACGTGATCATCCCCCACGGCGGCATGAACGAACCCGCGCTCGACATGCTCGCCGCCCGCATCCGCACGACCGTCTGA
- a CDS encoding E3 binding domain-containing protein produces the protein MERIAPLAKILAEANGIDWQHLHGSGEGGLIVEQDILNYLTRIMSGEEEPPATPVDAPPPEWTGTELPPGGGLLAPGMPSMDMLSSAGVDSDLAALVGQPASPVAAPAASLPDTLLDDALEFELEDEPEPVLAAAPEVVAPIPALPTDLEVAEPVAAQAIPAAGTDRAAGFALPSHFAPVPRFSEPEENPVQAAPAPTPAPAPEAPAPAAAAATGGVMGGLGNLLSRLYQAPAQPSAPEPLQPAADPAPASHLELPPVELPASGPPRSEVAAFAAPEVDDRPAAQTGPEPQPEAEPLSAALPEAAQPEPMQPEPTQPEPTQPELAELVAAPVISAPLPQTAPPQNAVWFGSYLRRDADLRPAAELRRQLTGALGQDVPLALLVARAARHHAGALGLASVAVQDTLAGRARAVEAAGLRDALAALGTDHDGTPDLLVTDAGALDLDELHLPHTLTLSVGRVQEGRAALTLNGDVDPAQGARFLAGVAATLEEPIILVL, from the coding sequence ATGGAACGCATTGCTCCGCTCGCCAAAATTCTGGCGGAAGCGAACGGGATCGACTGGCAGCACCTGCACGGCAGCGGCGAGGGCGGCCTCATCGTTGAGCAGGACATCCTGAACTACCTCACCCGCATCATGAGCGGCGAGGAAGAACCCCCCGCGACCCCGGTGGACGCGCCCCCGCCCGAGTGGACCGGCACCGAGTTGCCCCCCGGCGGCGGCCTGCTCGCGCCCGGAATGCCCAGCATGGACATGCTCAGCAGCGCGGGCGTGGATTCCGATCTGGCGGCCCTGGTCGGCCAGCCGGCCTCCCCGGTGGCCGCGCCTGCCGCCTCGCTGCCCGACACCTTGCTGGACGACGCGCTGGAGTTCGAGCTGGAAGACGAGCCGGAGCCGGTGCTGGCGGCGGCCCCCGAGGTCGTGGCCCCCATTCCCGCGCTGCCCACCGACCTGGAGGTGGCCGAGCCGGTCGCCGCCCAGGCCATACCTGCCGCCGGGACCGACCGCGCGGCGGGCTTTGCCCTGCCGAGCCACTTCGCGCCGGTGCCCCGCTTCAGCGAGCCGGAGGAGAACCCGGTTCAGGCGGCCCCTGCCCCCACCCCTGCCCCCGCCCCCGAGGCACCTGCTCCGGCAGCCGCTGCGGCCACGGGCGGCGTGATGGGCGGTCTGGGCAACCTGCTCTCGCGGCTGTACCAGGCGCCTGCCCAGCCCAGCGCGCCCGAGCCGCTTCAGCCTGCCGCTGACCCGGCGCCCGCGTCTCACCTGGAACTTCCCCCGGTCGAGCTGCCGGCCTCCGGGCCGCCCCGGAGCGAGGTCGCGGCGTTTGCGGCACCCGAGGTGGACGATCGGCCCGCCGCCCAGACCGGTCCCGAACCGCAGCCCGAGGCCGAGCCGCTGTCGGCCGCGCTGCCCGAAGCGGCCCAGCCGGAGCCGATGCAGCCGGAGCCGACCCAGCCGGAGCCGACTCAGCCGGAGTTGGCCGAGCTGGTCGCCGCGCCCGTCATCTCTGCCCCTCTGCCCCAGACCGCCCCGCCGCAAAACGCCGTCTGGTTCGGCAGCTACTTGCGCCGCGACGCCGACCTGCGGCCTGCCGCCGAGCTGCGCCGCCAGCTCACGGGCGCGCTGGGGCAAGACGTGCCGCTCGCGCTGCTGGTCGCCCGCGCGGCCCGGCACCACGCCGGGGCGCTGGGCCTGGCGTCAGTAGCCGTGCAGGACACCCTCGCGGGCCGCGCCCGGGCCGTTGAGGCCGCTGGGCTGCGCGACGCTCTGGCCGCGCTGGGCACCGACCACGACGGCACGCCGGACCTGCTGGTGACCGACGCGGGCGCGCTGGACCTCGACGAGCTGCACCTGCCGCACACCCTGACCCTCAGCGTGGGCCGCGTGCAGGAAGGCCGCGCCGCCCTCACCCTCAACGGCGACGTGGACCCGGCCCAGGGCGCGCGCTTCCTGGCGGGCGTGGCGGCCACGCTGGAAGAGCCGATCATCCTGGTGCTCTGA
- a CDS encoding Glu/Leu/Phe/Val dehydrogenase family protein: protein MQIFEEMQSRGHESLTLLHHAPSGLKAALAVHSTVLGPAIAGVRLRPLDELEALRGALALSESLTLKAALAGLNYGGGACVLLLPDQGVDDPHAREALFRALGRQVRPLESRVVLTEDIGVTPADIAFVAQETPATLGVNTDTSSVTGYGVYRGMKAAARFALGSESMRGVRVAILGVGAVGRTLAEHLHREGARLTLADHRPERAQALADDLDGAAVVGTAELFDVPCDILAPCGYGHSIRSADVPRLQCRLIAGGEHHPLSRNGEAAVKEAGIVYMPDFAINAAGLIAAATALTPEQAAERVYGTVLRIGTVAEQYGKPPHVVARRMAERRIDLIGSLGTGTALQGRSA, encoded by the coding sequence ATGCAGATATTCGAGGAGATGCAGTCGCGCGGGCACGAGAGCCTGACGCTCCTTCACCACGCGCCCAGCGGCCTGAAGGCGGCGCTGGCGGTGCATTCGACCGTGCTGGGTCCGGCCATCGCCGGGGTGCGGCTGCGCCCGCTGGACGAGCTGGAAGCGCTGCGCGGGGCGCTGGCGCTCTCGGAGAGCCTGACCCTCAAGGCCGCGCTGGCGGGCCTGAACTACGGCGGCGGCGCCTGCGTGCTGCTGCTGCCCGACCAGGGCGTGGACGACCCCCACGCGCGCGAGGCCCTCTTCCGGGCACTGGGCCGCCAGGTCCGCCCGCTGGAGTCGCGGGTGGTGCTGACCGAGGACATCGGCGTGACGCCCGCCGACATCGCCTTTGTGGCGCAGGAGACGCCCGCCACGCTGGGTGTGAACACCGACACCAGCAGCGTGACCGGCTACGGGGTGTACCGGGGCATGAAAGCCGCCGCCCGCTTCGCGCTGGGTAGCGAGAGCATGCGCGGCGTGCGGGTGGCGATCCTGGGGGTCGGCGCCGTGGGGCGCACCCTGGCCGAGCACCTGCACCGCGAGGGCGCCCGCCTGACGCTGGCCGACCACCGCCCCGAGCGTGCCCAGGCCCTGGCCGACGACCTGGACGGCGCGGCGGTGGTGGGCACGGCCGAGCTGTTCGACGTGCCCTGCGACATCCTGGCGCCCTGCGGATACGGCCACTCCATTCGCAGCGCGGACGTGCCCCGCTTGCAGTGCCGCCTGATCGCGGGCGGCGAGCACCACCCGCTGAGCCGCAACGGCGAGGCGGCAGTCAAGGAGGCCGGTATCGTGTACATGCCCGACTTTGCCATCAACGCCGCCGGGCTGATCGCCGCCGCCACCGCCCTGACCCCCGAGCAGGCCGCCGAGCGGGTCTACGGCACCGTCTTGCGCATCGGTACGGTGGCCGAGCAGTACGGCAAACCCCCCCACGTGGTCGCCCGCCGCATGGCCGAGCGGCGCATCGACCTGATCGGCAGCCTGGGAACCGGCACGGCCCTGCAAGGGAGGAGCGCGTGA
- a CDS encoding adenylosuccinate synthase, with the protein MPGIAIIGAQWGDEGKGKITDFLAPQAAYVVRYQGGANAGHTVTAGGQTFKLNLLPSGVLHPGTVSVLGDGMVIDPEKFLAERQNLLDGGLSPELRISDRAHLVLPHHKYVDGRGDFVGTTGRGIGPAYADRARRVGIRFGDLADEGTLRERVGRLLEAKPNSTRDAGWATVADALGYLLPIAGALLPFVHDTGAQLRRAIAGGENVLFEGAQATLLDLNYGTYPFVTSSHPTVGGVLVGAGVNHKAVGQVYGVAKAFNTRVGHGPFPTEVFGEMERRLRGDGSQPWDEFGTTTGRPRRVGWLDLELLRYAVEVNGFDGLVINKMDILAGLETVRVCVGYGSEGQPIYRDLPGWASTDGAESRATLPPQAQAYLDLIEETVNCPVVIFSCGPAREQTYGAVSWN; encoded by the coding sequence ATGCCTGGAATCGCAATTATCGGCGCGCAGTGGGGAGACGAGGGCAAGGGCAAGATCACCGATTTCCTGGCGCCGCAGGCCGCCTACGTGGTGCGCTATCAGGGCGGCGCCAACGCCGGGCATACCGTGACGGCGGGGGGCCAGACCTTCAAGCTCAACCTGCTGCCCAGCGGCGTGCTGCACCCCGGCACCGTCAGCGTGCTGGGCGACGGCATGGTGATCGACCCCGAGAAGTTCCTGGCCGAGCGCCAGAACCTCCTTGACGGCGGCCTCTCGCCCGAGCTGCGCATCAGCGACCGCGCGCACCTGGTGCTGCCGCACCACAAGTACGTGGACGGCCGGGGAGATTTCGTGGGCACCACCGGGCGCGGGATCGGCCCGGCCTACGCCGACCGGGCGCGGCGGGTCGGCATCCGCTTCGGGGACCTCGCAGACGAGGGGACCCTGCGCGAGCGCGTGGGGCGGCTGCTGGAGGCCAAACCCAACTCCACCCGCGACGCGGGCTGGGCGACCGTCGCGGACGCGCTGGGCTACCTGCTGCCCATCGCGGGCGCGCTGCTGCCTTTCGTTCATGACACGGGCGCGCAGCTGCGCCGGGCCATCGCGGGCGGAGAAAACGTGCTGTTCGAGGGCGCGCAGGCTACCCTGCTCGACCTGAACTACGGCACCTACCCCTTCGTCACGAGCAGCCACCCCACCGTGGGCGGCGTGCTGGTCGGGGCGGGCGTGAACCACAAGGCGGTGGGGCAGGTCTACGGGGTCGCCAAGGCCTTTAACACCCGCGTGGGCCACGGCCCCTTTCCCACCGAGGTGTTCGGGGAGATGGAGCGGCGGCTGCGCGGCGACGGCTCGCAGCCCTGGGACGAGTTCGGCACCACCACCGGGCGCCCCCGCCGGGTGGGCTGGCTCGACCTGGAACTGCTGCGCTACGCGGTGGAGGTCAACGGCTTCGACGGCCTGGTGATCAACAAGATGGACATTCTGGCCGGGCTGGAGACGGTCCGGGTCTGCGTCGGGTACGGCTCGGAAGGGCAGCCCATCTACCGCGACCTGCCCGGCTGGGCCAGCACCGACGGCGCCGAGAGCCGCGCCACCCTGCCCCCGCAGGCCCAGGCGTACCTCGACCTGATCGAGGAGACCGTGAACTGCCCGGTCGTAATCTTTTCCTGCGGCCCCGCCCGCGAGCAGACCTACGGGGCCGTGAGCTGGAACTGA